From the genome of Nitrospinaceae bacterium:
TGTTGGCGGCGGGCCTGGGTATCCGGATGGGTCCACTTGGCGAGGAGATTCCCAAGGCGCTTTTGCCGCTTGGCGGCGTTTCCATGGTGAAGTTTGCCTTGAGTCGGCTAGCCGGTGTGGGGGTGAGCGAGGCAGTGGTGAATATTCATCACCGGGCAGATGCGATACGAGAGCACCTGGGCGATTCGTTTCAAGGTATTGCCCTGCATTATTCTCATGAAGTCGAAATTCTGGGTACGGCGGGGGGCCTTAAAAAGGCCGAGGAATTTTTGCGCGAGGGCGGCGGGCCGTTTTTCGTCTTAAACGCCGATATCGTGAGTAATGCTGATCTTGAGGCCGCAATGCGGCACCATCAATCTGGTCGATTTCTGGCGACGTTGATACTCAGAGAGACTAAAGAAGTGGAGAAATTCGGAGCGTTGGCGGTGGATGCCGCCGGGAGGCTCCGCAAGTTTCTCGGCGCAAGTGCACCCGGCGAGGCCGCCGGGAATCTGACCGAGGCGATGTTTACCGGGCAGAGTGTTCTGTCTCCTGAATTTCTCGACAACATACCGGCGGGGCGCTCGTGCGGAATATCAGAGGAGGTTTATCCTCCGCTAATGGAAAGCGGCGCTCTCATCGGCGGTTGTTTGACGACGGCCTATTGGGCGGATGTTGGAACGCCGGCTAGATATCTTGAGGCTGTTTTCGATTTGCTGGCCGGTCGGTTCATGCCCGCGCTTGAATGGCCCGAGGGCGATAACACCCTAATTGAGGGAGCCCCTCTGGAATGGGGAGGGGGGATGATCCACCCGCCTGTTTTGATTGGAAAGGGAGTTCGTCTTGAACGAGGCGCGACTGCAGGGCCTTTCGCGGTTTTGGGGAGCGGTGCTACTCTCGAAGAAGATGCTACCGTATCTCATACGGTTGTTTTTCCCGGCGGGAAGATTGGGAAAGGGATATCTCTTGAGCGGTGCATTGTCGGGCCAGGTGCCTACGTTGTGCTTCCTGAAGGCGAGAAATGCCATGAATCTGTATTTGTAAGTGGGAACAGTGGCTCGCATCCTTTTTAAATTAATTTTGGAGCTCTTAAATTAATGAGCAATTCCTCGAATTCGGACCAAAAGATAATGCCGGAGGCGACGACGAAAACCGCTTTGTCGGGCGGGCGCTCCCCGGTTTTCGCACAAGAGGGAATGGTGGCCACGAGCCAGCCTCTTGCCGCCATGGCCGGGTTGCAGGTGCTCCGCGAGGGCGGAAATGCGGTGGACGCCGCCATAGCGTCTGCGGCGGCGCTCAATGTGGTCGAGCCGCAATCCACCGGAATCGGCGGCGATATGTTCATGATTTACTGGGATAACAGCGAAAAGCGGCTTGTTGGTCTGAACGGCAGTGGCCGAGCGCCCCGTGCCGCTACGCTGGAGCGCTACCGGAGCGAGGGATTTGACGAGGTTCCTCCGACGGGAATTTTCGCCGCGACCGTACCAGGTGCATTCGATGGTTGGTGCTCGGCGCTTGAGCGGTATGGCAGCGGTGGTAAATCCATGGCGCAATTGCTGGCCCCGGCGATCCATTATGCCGAGCGGGGCTATCCTGTAACGCCCGTAATCGGGAATGCCTGGCGATTGCAGGAGGAGAAGCTTGCGTCTTTTGAGGCCTCGGCGCGGACCTATCTTCCGGGCGGCAGGGCACCGAGGGTGGGCGAGGTGTTTCGCAATCCGAATTTGGCGGCGACGTTTCGCTTGCTGGGCGACGGCGGCAGGGAGGTTTTTTACGATGGCCCGGTGGCAAAAGCGATAGTTGAGGCCTCGCGCGAGCTGGGCGGTGTGTTTGAGATGGAGGATTTTGCAGACACAAGGTGCAACTGGGTCGAGCCGATAAAAACCGAGTATCGGGGCTATGAGCTTTGTGAGATTCCGCCAAGCGGGCAAGGGCTCACGGCGCTGATTTGCCTGAATATACTTGAGGGCTATTCGCTCTCAGAGATGAGTTACGGCTCGGCGGACCACTACCATATTTTGATCGAGGCGATGAAACTCTCATTTGCCGACAGGGCTAAATACATTGCCGACATGGATCATGTCGAAGTGCCGCTCGATGGATTGCTCTCTAAAGAATACGCTCGGGGCAGGCAGGGCGAGATTGACCCGATCAAAGCGCTGGACCACGCGGCGGGGGTCCCCCTCGGTGCAAGCGACACGATCTACCTCACCACGGCTGATAAAGATGGCAACATGTGCTCGTTTATCAACAGTCTTTTTCATCATTTCGGATCGGGTGTAACGGCAGGCGATACTGGCATTATGCTCCAGAGCCGGGGGGTGGGTTTTTCTCTTGAAGCGGATCATCGCAATTGTATTGCGCCAGGCAAGCGCCCCTTCCACACGATTATCCCAGGCTTTGTGATGCGAGACGGCGAGCCGTGGATGAGCTATGGCATCATGGGTGGCGACATGCAGCCCCAGGGCCATGTCCAGGTGCTATCGAACATGGTCGATTTCGGCATGAATATTCAAGAGGCCATCGAGGCGCCCAGGTTCCGTGTTCTTGGTGGCCTTGACGTCGCCATCGAGTATGGCGTGCCGGATGAAGTTTTCGATGAGCTGCGATCAAGAGGCCATGATGTTGCGCGGGGCGGTGGTTACGAGGGTTTTGGTGGCGGGCAGGGAATTGTTCGTCTGCCCGAGGGCGTGTACATGGCAGGCTCGGATCAGCGGCGCGACGGTTGTGCCGTGGGATTTTAGGCGACATGAAGCTTCACGGCATTTAATCGGTCCAGGTGTTTGTAGAAGAGATTCAACAGGAGAATGCCCCTTGTTTAGGCGCTCGAAAGTCAGGCGCTCTATATTTGGTTTGTTTTTTTTCGCGGCCCTTGCCCTCGCGATGGTTGGCAACGCTTTTGCTGCCGAGAAAAGCTGTGTCGCGCGGATAGCAAAAAGCGAATCCGGCTGGCAACTTGTTTCCAAGGGTATGGAAGTCAGAAAAATTCGGATTCTTCTCGATGATGATCAATCGGCCGGTATGACGGCAGTTCGCATCGATCCCCAATTGTTCAATATTCGGCTCAGATGGCAGACGCATGGCCGATTCCCTACCGCCACGGCGCGTCAGATCGCCAGGCTCACAAAAGCTGCGGTGGTGGTAAATGCGGGTTATTTCGATGAAAATGGCCGCCCGCTCGGATATTTCCGTTCGGAAAAAAAATTATTTAACAGCCGTCTGCTCTTTCGAGGACGAAAGCGGGCTTTGCATCTAGGCGTCGTGTTTTATGTAATGAAAAATTCAGGGAAGGTCGGCATGGCCACTCGTGAGGATTTTGACTCACGTGGTGTCCGCGAGGCATTTCAGGCAGGTCCCTATCTGGTTCGAGATGGGCGACCCGATCCCGGCCTGGACGCTTACCGTGAATTTCGCCGAGCGGATCGGCGCACCGTTCTGGCCCTTGATAAGCGGGGGCGTCTGATTTTTTTGGTGAGCAAGGAAATCGGACGGGGTATATCCTGGTGCGAGTTACAGAGTTTTCTCCCCCGTTCAAGGGTGGATGGTGGAATGGAAGTGGTTGAGTCGATGAATCTCGACGGCGGTTCAAGTTCCCAGTTATATGTAAAAGGCGATGATCAGACTTTTTATCTGTCGGGTAGGATTGTCCCGGCCCTGCTTCTCGCCATAGCCCGATAGGCGAATATATATATTAGGCTGGCACAGGAGGATTAATTTTGAATCAACAAGTGAGTGACATCATGACCACCAAGGTGGTCAGCATCAGTCTCGATGAGAAGCTTGATTTGGTGGATGAGATTATGACGAGTGGCGATATCCGCCATATGCCGGTTACGCAAGGGGGCGCTGTCGTAGGTCTTTTGAGTCAGCGCGATCTCCTTCGGGCGAAGCTCTCGACGGTGATCGAATTTTCCGAAGAAGATAGGAAAGATCTCCTTGAGGCGACCGATGTTGAAAATGTCATGACGAAAGATGTGAAGTTCGCCGATCCGAAAGAGCCGATTACACACGCGGCCAAGCGGATGCTTGAGATGAAAATTGGGTGCCTCCCCGTTGTCGGAGAGGGGAAGGAACTATTGGGCCTCATCACGGAAACGGATGTCATGCGCTATTTTGTGGAATTTATTGAAAACAACGAATCCTAGGAGCGGAGAAATCTGATGCGGAATATGGAAGGGAAAGTCGCGCTTGTCTCTGCGGGGAGTAAAGGGCTGGGCCGTGCCTCTGCGATGGCGATTGCCAAACGCGGGGCGAACATTGCCCTATGCTCGCGAAATGAAGATGAAGTAGCCGCCACGGCTGCGGAAATTGCGAAAGAGGCGGATGTCGAGACATGGCACTGTGCGGCTGATCTTAGCAAGCTTGAGGATGTCAAAAAATTCGTCGATGGTGCGGTGGCTCATTTTGGTGGCGTCGATGTGCTCGTATCAAACGCGGGCGGCCCGCCTCCAGGCGAGTTCGATGATTTAGAGGATGATGATTGGTATCGCGCTTTTGACTTGAGTGTGATGAGCGCGATTCGCCTTGTAGATAATGTGCTGCCCCACATGAGAGGCCGCGGCTACGGGCGGATACTTTTTATCCTGTCCACTTCGGTGCGCGAGCCCATTGACAATCTTTTGTTGTCGAACGTGATGCGCCCGGCGGTGGCTGGCCTGTCAAAATCGCTGGCGCGTGATCTCGCCAAGGACGGAATTCTTGTTAACGTTGTCGCCCCTGGCACGATTCTCACCGACCGCGTACGTGGGCGCCAGCAGATTACGGCGGACAAAAAAGATATTTCCCTTGATGAGGCTCTGGAGGAAGCTGCCGAGCGAATTCCGCTGGGAAGGCTGGGCGAGCCGAGTGAGTTTGGTGCGATGGTGGGCTTTTTGGCCTCCCCCGAGGCGAGTTATGTCTCTGGAGGATACTATCCGGTGGACGGCGCACGCTTGAAAGGAATCTAAACGCCCGAAAAAAATCTTGTCTGGCCTGCTAACGCCGTTTGAAACGATTGAATCGCCCTGCGGGCTCCGGGGTTGCGGTTGGGGTTGGTTCGGACGGTTTTTCTTCGTCTTCTTTCTTTTTCTGATAAACATTTCGCAGATCGGCGTCCACTTTTCTCTTTCTTAAACGAGATTCCTGGATGGCCTCTTTTTTTTCATAAACAACGAGTTGTTCTCTCAACAGGGTAAAAAAGTTGCCATCTTTTCCGGACAATAATCCGGCAAGGGAGGCAGAAATGTCTGAGGAAATCTCTATGCGCGTTCTTTCGCTTGAAAGGGGGGTGAGAAAAACCGCGTGCCGGCCAAAAGTGCTCAGAGCGACGATTCTTCCCTCGCTGGCTTTTGCCTCCCATAATTCATGGCCATTTTCGTGCATCACACGTACGGCGGCGTGAAAAACAATGTGCGAGGGCTTGTTAATGACCCGGACAATACCGCCGCCCGCCCGGGCCGATTCGACGCGATCAAATCTTGAGCCACACCCGGATATCCCGGCGACAACGATCAGAGAGCATATAATTATGTAAATTCGGCCGCGCATTTTGGCATTTTCCTCTCTTCGGGCAACTTCAATATAGCATAGCCCAGCCGTTGACATTGGAGAATCTGCCCGCCCATACTAGTAGGGTTGGGCAGCCCACCTTTGAATTTTGTTAAGTAAGAATAGAGAAAATCCACATGATGGAAGACATCGTTGTCGAGGGTGCCCGCGAGCATAACCTCAAAAATATTAACCTCCGTCTTCCCCGGGAGCAGTTTATTGTTGTGACTGGTCCCAGTGGATCGGGTAAATCCTCTCTGGCTTTTGATACCATCTACGCCGAGGGCCACCGCCGGTATGTTGAGTCTCTGTCTACTTATGCGAGGCAGTTCCTAGAGCGAGTGGATAAACCCGATGTTGATTTGATCGACGGAATCAGTCCGGCCATCGCCATCGAGCAGTACAACCCGGTTAAACATTCTCGCTCCACAGTGGGAACGGCGTCTGAAATCTACGACTACATCCGCCTCGTGTTTGCCAAGGCAGGGGATATTCATTGTCCTGACTGCGGAAAACCGGTTCATCCCGACACCGTTGATAGCTCTGTTGCCCGTATTCTTAAAGAACATGATAAGGAAAGAGGTTTTGTCATGTTCGCCTTGTCTCCGGTTCCGGCCGATGAGCTCGCGGACAGGTTCTCTGGTCTTCTCGCGCAGGGTTATATCCGGGCGATGGTTGACGGTGAGGTGGTTAAAATCAGCCCGAAACTGGCTGATCAGATTAATGAAATGGGCGGCAAAAAAACTACGCTCTCCCCGAAAGCGGCGACCGGGAGAAAGAAAACCGCGAAGGGGAAAAAAGCCGCTTCAAGTAAATCGAAAAAATTGGCGCCTTCCGAGGAGGCGCCTTTTAAGTTTCCTGTTCCGATCTACATCGTTGTTGACCGCCTCTCATTTAATAAAAAATCCGAAGCAAGGCTCGGCGAGTCGCTTGAAGGGGCTTTTCGGGAGGGCGATGAGCGGGCTTTTGTCCAGGTGGTCGATGGCCCGATGCTCTCGTTAAGCCAGCGCCTAGAGTGTTGCGGTAGAATTTTTGAAGCCCCGCTTCCTTCGACTTTCAGTTTCAACAATCCCCACGGCGCGTGTGTGGAGTGCGGCGGTTTTGGGAATACCCTTGATTTAGATCTTTCCCTCATTATTCCGAACCCAAAGCTCACGCTGGCACAAGGGGCCGTGGAGCCTTGGACCCGGCCCCGCTATCGCCGCTATTTCGGGGGACAACTCCAGCAAGCTGCTGAGAAGGAAGGTCTCGACATCCATCGCTCCTGGAGCGCACTTACTTCAAAACACAAAAAAATGGTTCTAAACGGCTCAAAACATCTGCTTGGGATTTATCCATTTTTCGAGCGGCTTCGAAAGAAGAAATACAAAGTATGGGTGCGCGTGCTGATTCGCCGTTATCAGATGCTGCAGAACTGCGCCACTTGCGATGGAACGCGTATTCGACCGG
Proteins encoded in this window:
- a CDS encoding SDR family oxidoreductase; the protein is MRNMEGKVALVSAGSKGLGRASAMAIAKRGANIALCSRNEDEVAATAAEIAKEADVETWHCAADLSKLEDVKKFVDGAVAHFGGVDVLVSNAGGPPPGEFDDLEDDDWYRAFDLSVMSAIRLVDNVLPHMRGRGYGRILFILSTSVREPIDNLLLSNVMRPAVAGLSKSLARDLAKDGILVNVVAPGTILTDRVRGRQQITADKKDISLDEALEEAAERIPLGRLGEPSEFGAMVGFLASPEASYVSGGYYPVDGARLKGI
- a CDS encoding CBS domain-containing protein, which codes for MNQQVSDIMTTKVVSISLDEKLDLVDEIMTSGDIRHMPVTQGGAVVGLLSQRDLLRAKLSTVIEFSEEDRKDLLEATDVENVMTKDVKFADPKEPITHAAKRMLEMKIGCLPVVGEGKELLGLITETDVMRYFVEFIENNES
- the ggt gene encoding gamma-glutamyltransferase codes for the protein MPEATTKTALSGGRSPVFAQEGMVATSQPLAAMAGLQVLREGGNAVDAAIASAAALNVVEPQSTGIGGDMFMIYWDNSEKRLVGLNGSGRAPRAATLERYRSEGFDEVPPTGIFAATVPGAFDGWCSALERYGSGGKSMAQLLAPAIHYAERGYPVTPVIGNAWRLQEEKLASFEASARTYLPGGRAPRVGEVFRNPNLAATFRLLGDGGREVFYDGPVAKAIVEASRELGGVFEMEDFADTRCNWVEPIKTEYRGYELCEIPPSGQGLTALICLNILEGYSLSEMSYGSADHYHILIEAMKLSFADRAKYIADMDHVEVPLDGLLSKEYARGRQGEIDPIKALDHAAGVPLGASDTIYLTTADKDGNMCSFINSLFHHFGSGVTAGDTGIMLQSRGVGFSLEADHRNCIAPGKRPFHTIIPGFVMRDGEPWMSYGIMGGDMQPQGHVQVLSNMVDFGMNIQEAIEAPRFRVLGGLDVAIEYGVPDEVFDELRSRGHDVARGGGYEGFGGGQGIVRLPEGVYMAGSDQRRDGCAVGF
- a CDS encoding NDP-sugar synthase, with product MNMRAFVLAAGLGIRMGPLGEEIPKALLPLGGVSMVKFALSRLAGVGVSEAVVNIHHRADAIREHLGDSFQGIALHYSHEVEILGTAGGLKKAEEFLREGGGPFFVLNADIVSNADLEAAMRHHQSGRFLATLILRETKEVEKFGALAVDAAGRLRKFLGASAPGEAAGNLTEAMFTGQSVLSPEFLDNIPAGRSCGISEEVYPPLMESGALIGGCLTTAYWADVGTPARYLEAVFDLLAGRFMPALEWPEGDNTLIEGAPLEWGGGMIHPPVLIGKGVRLERGATAGPFAVLGSGATLEEDATVSHTVVFPGGKIGKGISLERCIVGPGAYVVLPEGEKCHESVFVSGNSGSHPF
- a CDS encoding phosphodiester glycosidase family protein is translated as MFRRSKVRRSIFGLFFFAALALAMVGNAFAAEKSCVARIAKSESGWQLVSKGMEVRKIRILLDDDQSAGMTAVRIDPQLFNIRLRWQTHGRFPTATARQIARLTKAAVVVNAGYFDENGRPLGYFRSEKKLFNSRLLFRGRKRALHLGVVFYVMKNSGKVGMATREDFDSRGVREAFQAGPYLVRDGRPDPGLDAYREFRRADRRTVLALDKRGRLIFLVSKEIGRGISWCELQSFLPRSRVDGGMEVVESMNLDGGSSSQLYVKGDDQTFYLSGRIVPALLLAIAR